The following proteins come from a genomic window of Methanofollis sp.:
- the mtxX gene encoding methanogenesis marker protein Mmp4/MtxX, with translation MIIGIGVEGDPEKVARTAARVGDRVRLVCYCRPGVMAGYETECRESDCPEEALVAGLMAGRIDGAVRGTLPANETLRCLKRACHTDHLERVALLETADGVQFLLAPVGVDEGWTVAEKLAFVTKARDIARSFGLSERVAVLSGGRFGDVGRHPAVDRSLADAELVARLGNAEHCEILIEEAVRRCGVIIAPDGISGNLIFRTLTFLGKGSGHGAPVVNIDRIFVDTSRASPDYTSAVLLAASMSGPKKTDF, from the coding sequence GGTGTCGAGGGGGACCCGGAAAAGGTGGCGCGGACAGCGGCGCGCGTGGGAGACCGAGTGCGGCTCGTCTGCTACTGCCGGCCGGGTGTGATGGCCGGGTACGAGACCGAGTGCCGGGAGAGCGACTGCCCCGAGGAGGCGCTCGTCGCCGGCCTTATGGCAGGGAGGATCGACGGTGCGGTGCGGGGGACTCTGCCGGCCAACGAGACCCTCAGGTGCCTGAAAAGGGCCTGCCATACCGATCACCTGGAGAGGGTGGCACTCCTGGAGACAGCTGACGGGGTGCAGTTCCTCCTCGCCCCGGTGGGCGTGGACGAGGGGTGGACGGTCGCGGAAAAACTCGCCTTCGTGACGAAGGCGCGGGATATTGCCCGGTCGTTCGGTCTCTCCGAGCGCGTCGCGGTCCTCTCGGGGGGGAGATTCGGCGATGTCGGCCGCCACCCGGCTGTCGACAGGTCTCTTGCCGATGCAGAACTGGTGGCCCGCCTCGGCAACGCGGAGCACTGCGAGATCCTGATCGAGGAGGCGGTCAGGAGGTGCGGTGTGATCATCGCCCCTGACGGGATATCGGGGAACCTGATCTTCCGCACGCTGACGTTTCTCGGGAAGGGATCCGGGCATGGGGCGCCGGTGGTCAATATCGACAGAATTTTCGTGGATACCTCGCGCGCCTCTCCCGACTACACGAGTGCCGTTCTCCTCGCCGCGTCGATGAGCGGCCCGAAAAAAACGGATTTCTGA
- a CDS encoding histone, whose product MADLPIAAVVRIAKKNGAERVGSDAAAALVAKAEAYIANLTKEANRLAQHAGRKTIKEEDVELAAKSA is encoded by the coding sequence ATGGCAGACTTACCTATTGCAGCGGTTGTCAGAATCGCAAAGAAGAACGGTGCTGAGAGAGTTGGAAGCGATGCAGCTGCGGCCCTTGTCGCAAAGGCTGAGGCCTACATCGCCAACCTGACCAAGGAAGCAAACCGCCTTGCCCAGCACGCTGGCCGCAAGACGATCAAGGAAGAGGATGTTGAACTCGCGGCAAAGTCCGCCTGA